The following proteins come from a genomic window of Flavobacterium crocinum:
- a CDS encoding cupin domain-containing protein, producing the protein MTTELLSFKYELEKKEPRTNDGGTTRGASVKDFPASIGIAGVSMRLQPGSMRELHWHANAAEWAYVISGTVRTTIIHPNGKSYTDNFEPGDVWYFPKGYGHSIQATGTEECHFILIFDNGNFSEDHTFSVTDFVSCMPPEIVAQNLGISVEEVAALPQKEAYFAAGIVPDELSFTAASRPEESDVELTNLHRYPLHSQQPRIIPGGGLQRLVTSKEFPISTTMAGSIIELQPGALREMHWHPNADEWQYYISGQAEMSVFLAESTVVTEQFNAGDVGYVPMGAGHYIKNTGDTVCKILIGFNSGVYQSIDLSEWLSGNPKDVVVTNFGLAKGEIEKFPKSKLFIQP; encoded by the coding sequence ATGACTACCGAATTATTAAGTTTCAAATACGAACTGGAAAAAAAAGAACCACGCACCAATGATGGCGGCACAACAAGAGGAGCTTCTGTAAAAGATTTTCCTGCTTCAATTGGCATTGCAGGAGTTTCAATGCGATTACAACCCGGAAGTATGCGCGAATTGCACTGGCATGCAAATGCAGCCGAATGGGCTTATGTTATTTCAGGAACTGTGCGTACGACTATTATTCATCCAAATGGCAAAAGTTATACTGATAATTTCGAACCGGGAGATGTTTGGTATTTCCCAAAAGGATACGGACATTCTATACAAGCAACAGGAACAGAAGAATGTCATTTTATTTTAATATTCGATAATGGTAATTTTTCTGAAGATCATACCTTTAGCGTAACCGATTTTGTATCCTGTATGCCACCGGAAATTGTTGCTCAAAACTTAGGAATCTCAGTTGAAGAAGTCGCTGCATTACCTCAAAAAGAAGCTTATTTTGCTGCCGGAATTGTTCCGGATGAACTATCCTTTACAGCCGCTTCCAGACCTGAAGAATCTGATGTCGAATTAACCAATTTACACCGTTATCCATTGCATTCTCAACAACCGAGAATAATTCCGGGTGGTGGTTTGCAAAGATTGGTAACGAGCAAAGAATTTCCTATCAGTACAACAATGGCAGGATCAATTATAGAACTACAACCTGGTGCTTTGAGAGAAATGCACTGGCATCCAAACGCTGATGAATGGCAGTATTATATTTCCGGTCAGGCCGAAATGTCTGTGTTTTTAGCAGAAAGTACAGTGGTAACGGAACAATTCAACGCAGGAGACGTTGGTTATGTGCCAATGGGCGCCGGACATTATATCAAAAACACAGGAGATACCGTTTGCAAAATTTTAATCGGATTTAACAGTGGTGTTTATCAATCTATTGATTTGAGCGAATGGCTTTCAGGAAATCCAAAGGATGTGGTGGTAACGAATTTTGGTTTGGCGAAAGGTGAAATCGAAAAATTTCCTAAAAGTAAATTATTCATTCAACCTTAA
- a CDS encoding NAD(P)H-quinone oxidoreductase, giving the protein MKAIVITQSGGPDVLKLQEYPTPEVSGDKVLIEVKAAGLNRSDIFQREGNYPAPTGVSSEIPGLEVSGIIVECGPDVTDFKVGDKVCAILAGGGYAEYVSVREGQCLPIPSGLTFAEAASLPETVFTVWSNVFQRGALKSGETLLIHGGNSGIGITGIQIAHALGLRVIVTVGSDEKGQKCLDLGADSYINYKTQDFETVLQEEGVDVILDMIGGNYLSKNVNILKPEGRLVHINAVSGSHVDLDIWKVMLKRLIITGSTLRSREYDFKRQLAKEVQKNVWPLIESKQFKPIIYKTFPFTEAPDAHRLLEDGSHTGKIILVQ; this is encoded by the coding sequence ATGAAAGCAATAGTCATAACGCAATCTGGAGGTCCAGATGTATTAAAATTACAAGAATATCCGACTCCGGAAGTAAGCGGAGACAAAGTATTAATAGAAGTAAAAGCAGCAGGGTTAAACCGTTCTGATATTTTCCAGCGTGAAGGCAATTATCCTGCGCCAACCGGAGTTTCATCTGAAATTCCCGGTTTAGAAGTATCTGGAATTATAGTCGAATGCGGTCCAGATGTTACCGATTTTAAAGTTGGTGATAAAGTCTGTGCTATTCTTGCTGGCGGCGGTTATGCAGAATATGTCAGCGTGCGCGAAGGTCAATGTCTTCCAATTCCATCAGGATTAACTTTTGCAGAAGCGGCAAGTCTGCCCGAAACGGTTTTTACAGTATGGTCAAATGTTTTCCAAAGAGGAGCTCTTAAATCTGGAGAAACTCTTTTGATTCATGGCGGTAACAGCGGAATTGGTATTACAGGAATCCAAATCGCTCATGCTTTAGGACTGCGTGTAATTGTGACGGTCGGATCTGATGAAAAAGGTCAAAAGTGCCTTGATCTTGGTGCTGATTCTTATATCAATTACAAAACTCAGGATTTCGAAACCGTTTTGCAGGAAGAAGGTGTTGATGTTATTTTAGATATGATTGGCGGCAATTACCTTAGTAAAAATGTAAACATCCTAAAACCCGAAGGCAGATTAGTGCATATTAATGCCGTAAGTGGCAGTCACGTAGATCTCGATATTTGGAAAGTGATGCTAAAGCGTTTAATTATTACCGGAAGTACATTAAGAAGCAGAGAGTATGATTTTAAAAGACAATTAGCTAAAGAAGTACAAAAAAACGTCTGGCCATTGATCGAATCGAAACAGTTTAAACCAATAATTTATAAAACTTTTCCTTTCACAGAAGCTCCTGATGCACATCGACTATTAGAAGACGGCAGCCATACAGGTAAGATTATATTAGTTCAATAA
- a CDS encoding DsbA family protein produces the protein MSLQPEVSKTDHIQGKKDAKIVIVEYGDYQCPYCGAAYPVLKEMMKKYGKRIEFVFRNFPLSEMHQYARPAAIVAEAAALQGKFWEMHDSIYENQRVLSEPLLLELADKLGLDPYQFNADIKKPELAAKVDSDFESGVMSGVNGTPSFFVNGRKFNAGADDLLLLISEIVK, from the coding sequence ATGTCACTACAACCAGAGGTCAGTAAAACTGATCATATACAAGGAAAAAAAGATGCTAAAATAGTAATCGTAGAATACGGAGATTATCAATGCCCTTATTGCGGGGCAGCTTATCCCGTTCTTAAAGAAATGATGAAGAAATACGGCAAACGGATAGAATTTGTTTTTAGAAATTTTCCATTATCAGAAATGCACCAATACGCCCGTCCTGCGGCAATTGTCGCAGAAGCGGCCGCATTGCAGGGAAAGTTTTGGGAAATGCACGATTCCATCTACGAAAATCAGAGAGTTTTAAGCGAACCCCTTTTATTAGAATTAGCCGATAAATTGGGACTAGATCCTTATCAATTTAATGCTGATATTAAAAAACCGGAACTGGCTGCAAAAGTAGATTCTGATTTTGAAAGTGGCGTCATGAGCGGTGTCAATGGTACTCCCTCCTTTTTTGTTAACGGAAGGAAATTTAATGCTGGCGCAGATGATCTGTTACTGCTTATAAGTGAAATTGTGAAATAA
- a CDS encoding YoaK family protein, producing MAAETQFIDSSEQTRSQEKLAIFLAFIAGYLDATGFLKWKVYVSFISGNSTQLGIALSSGKLNILISSLSVIGCFVFGIYAGTCISLWRESKIQTLPFYIVSGILIVYTMASNYYTINNGLSIPIILFSTGVMNTIVTTVGDQKINTDFVTGTLNSLARNTAMLSLSRNKNSRKFYKLNALRLLLLWIGFLLGASVVPLMLPLLKNWTLILPAALLNICALLLLITDFNLKNKSYAEEK from the coding sequence GTGGCTGCCGAAACACAGTTCATTGATTCGTCTGAACAAACCAGATCACAGGAAAAACTAGCCATTTTTTTGGCATTTATTGCTGGTTATCTTGATGCTACAGGTTTTCTTAAATGGAAAGTATATGTTTCTTTTATCAGCGGAAACAGTACGCAACTGGGAATCGCTTTATCAAGTGGTAAACTAAACATACTTATTTCATCTTTAAGTGTTATTGGCTGTTTTGTCTTCGGAATATACGCGGGAACCTGTATTTCGTTATGGCGAGAATCTAAAATTCAGACACTGCCATTTTATATTGTTTCCGGTATTCTGATTGTCTATACAATGGCATCCAATTATTATACTATAAATAACGGATTGTCGATTCCTATAATTCTATTTTCAACTGGCGTTATGAATACCATTGTAACAACAGTCGGAGACCAAAAAATAAATACCGATTTCGTAACAGGAACTCTAAATAGTCTGGCTAGAAATACAGCAATGCTAAGTCTGTCCCGCAATAAAAACAGTCGGAAGTTTTATAAACTGAATGCTCTTCGGCTTTTGTTATTATGGATTGGCTTTTTACTCGGAGCATCAGTTGTTCCGCTTATGCTTCCATTATTAAAAAACTGGACACTAATTCTGCCCGCTGCATTATTAAATATTTGTGCATTGCTATTGCTTATAACTGACTTTAACCTTAAAAATAAATCTTATGCTGAAGAAAAATGA
- a CDS encoding redoxin domain-containing protein has product MLKKNDIAPDFTLFATPDQKITLSEFKGQNVILAFYPADWSPVCSDQMALYNEMLKFFKKYNAAIFGISVDSKWCHMAFSQSRNLHFPLLADFEPKGEISKKYGVYNETEGECNRALFVIDKEGIIQWSYLSPMAVNPGADGILEALEKI; this is encoded by the coding sequence ATGCTGAAGAAAAATGACATTGCCCCGGATTTTACACTATTTGCAACACCCGACCAAAAAATCACTTTATCAGAATTTAAAGGACAAAATGTGATTCTGGCTTTTTATCCAGCCGATTGGAGTCCGGTTTGCAGCGATCAAATGGCACTTTACAATGAAATGCTGAAATTTTTCAAGAAATACAATGCCGCAATTTTCGGTATTTCTGTAGATAGCAAATGGTGTCACATGGCTTTTTCTCAATCCAGAAATCTGCATTTCCCTTTATTGGCAGATTTTGAACCGAAAGGAGAAATATCAAAAAAATACGGTGTCTACAATGAGACCGAAGGCGAATGCAATCGTGCTCTATTTGTAATTGATAAAGAAGGAATTATACAATGGAGTTATCTCTCACCAATGGCGGTAAATCCCGGAGCTGATGGAATTCTGGAAGCTTTAGAAAAAATTTAA
- a CDS encoding DUF1852 domain-containing protein produces the protein MKANIQEDLRISKKQDVENIGNTTNNDFAFTLKSTCLDENYHPSSKTRLTTNFANLARGANRQQNLRNALNMINNRFNALAHLDNPKGDRYHVELEILTVTMSIDDKNGSNDLPMIEVLKTNIFDHKTGQQIEGVAGNNYSSYVRDYDFSILLIEHNKNKAAFSIPENFGDLHGKLYKCFVNSVTYKEHFKMSPIICLSVSSNKTYTRTEYQHPVLGFEYLQSEYSLTDQYFSKMGLKVRFFMPPNSAAPMAFYHSGDLLADYTDLGLISSISTMETFQKIYRPEIYNANSVAGTIYQPSLKHEDYSLTRVDYDREERSRLAVEQGKYAEGHFIKPYRNVLEQWSANFTL, from the coding sequence ATGAAAGCGAACATACAAGAAGATTTAAGAATAAGCAAAAAGCAAGATGTTGAAAATATCGGGAATACAACCAATAATGATTTTGCATTCACGCTAAAAAGTACATGTTTAGATGAAAACTATCATCCCTCAAGTAAAACGCGTCTGACAACCAATTTTGCCAACTTGGCCAGAGGGGCTAATCGCCAGCAAAACTTGCGCAATGCCTTAAATATGATTAACAATCGGTTCAATGCATTGGCTCATTTGGATAATCCAAAAGGGGATCGTTACCATGTAGAACTTGAAATCCTCACAGTAACAATGAGTATTGATGATAAAAATGGTAGTAACGATCTGCCGATGATTGAAGTTTTAAAAACGAATATTTTTGACCATAAGACTGGCCAGCAAATCGAAGGGGTTGCCGGGAATAATTATTCCTCTTATGTTCGGGATTATGATTTCAGTATTTTATTGATTGAGCACAATAAAAATAAAGCTGCTTTTTCTATTCCTGAAAATTTTGGTGATTTGCACGGAAAACTTTATAAGTGCTTTGTGAATTCAGTCACTTATAAAGAGCACTTTAAGATGTCACCGATTATTTGTTTAAGTGTATCGAGCAACAAAACGTATACTCGCACGGAGTATCAGCATCCGGTTCTGGGCTTTGAATATTTGCAGAGCGAGTATTCTCTGACTGATCAATATTTCTCTAAAATGGGCTTAAAAGTTCGTTTTTTCATGCCTCCGAATAGTGCGGCACCGATGGCTTTTTATCATTCCGGAGATCTGCTTGCTGACTATACGGATCTTGGATTAATCAGCTCTATCAGTACGATGGAGACTTTCCAGAAGATTTATCGCCCTGAAATTTACAATGCAAATTCAGTGGCTGGGACAATCTACCAGCCTAGTCTTAAACACGAAGATTATTCTCTTACCCGCGTGGATTATGACCGCGAAGAGCGTAGCCGACTGGCTGTCGAACAGGGTAAATATGCAGAAGGTCATTTTATCAAACCTTATAGAAATGTTCTGGAGCAGTGGTCTGCTAATTTTACTCTTTAA
- a CDS encoding LytR/AlgR family response regulator transcription factor: MKALIVDDNDIARTTLSHLAKQIPNLTVVNEYSNAIEAYHHLQENHVDLIFLDIEMPEMTGIELTKNLSGKDIIIIFTSSKKEYALEAFELNIADYILKPIMPARFLQAVSKAQSIIESRKENVQFGKEEFLFVRDSNITRRLKLDDIFYAEAMGDYVKFYTKEKMFAIHGKMKTAEERLPKDDFIRVHRSYIVSIGKIDTLQDGGIMINKKFIPVADAYRKALNTRMNVF; the protein is encoded by the coding sequence ATGAAAGCGTTAATTGTTGATGACAACGATATTGCAAGAACCACTTTGTCACATTTGGCGAAACAAATTCCGAATCTTACTGTTGTAAATGAATATTCAAATGCCATTGAGGCTTATCATCATTTACAGGAAAATCACGTAGATTTGATCTTTTTGGATATCGAAATGCCAGAGATGACAGGAATCGAGTTGACAAAAAACCTTTCAGGCAAAGATATCATCATCATCTTCACCTCTTCTAAAAAAGAATATGCGCTCGAAGCATTTGAACTGAATATTGCAGACTATATCCTAAAACCGATTATGCCTGCAAGATTTTTACAAGCAGTAAGTAAAGCGCAATCTATCATTGAAAGCAGAAAAGAGAATGTGCAGTTTGGCAAAGAAGAGTTTTTATTCGTTAGAGATTCCAATATTACAAGACGCTTAAAACTGGATGATATTTTTTATGCTGAAGCAATGGGCGACTATGTAAAGTTTTACACGAAAGAAAAAATGTTTGCCATACACGGTAAAATGAAAACGGCTGAAGAACGCCTGCCAAAAGATGATTTCATTAGAGTACATCGTTCCTATATCGTTTCTATTGGTAAAATTGATACTTTACAAGATGGTGGCATTATGATTAATAAAAAATTTATTCCTGTTGCAGATGCTTACCGAAAAGCGCTCAATACAAGAATGAATGTTTTCTAA
- a CDS encoding nitroreductase family protein, whose product MNLIENLKWRYAAKAYSNIKVAEEKVDQILEAINLSASSCGLQSYRVFVVSNAEIQNKLGADSYNKQISSCSHLLVFAAFNDMTPTYIDNYMAMTEKQRGLDAGALSGFRNGLHSYFGSIDTEQKAIWASKQAYIALGTALIAAAELKVDATPIEGFNASIIDEVLGLKEKGLHTTVILALGYRDSEKDYMAATKKVRLPIDEMITKVY is encoded by the coding sequence ATGAACTTAATAGAAAATTTAAAATGGCGCTACGCCGCAAAAGCTTATTCCAACATTAAAGTAGCAGAAGAAAAAGTTGATCAGATCTTAGAGGCTATAAATCTTTCAGCATCTTCTTGCGGTTTACAATCTTACCGTGTTTTTGTTGTAAGCAATGCGGAAATCCAAAACAAATTAGGTGCTGATTCGTATAATAAACAGATTAGCTCATGCTCTCATTTACTGGTTTTTGCTGCCTTCAATGACATGACTCCGACTTATATTGACAATTACATGGCAATGACAGAAAAACAAAGAGGTCTTGATGCTGGTGCCTTATCAGGATTTAGAAATGGATTACATTCCTATTTTGGATCTATCGATACAGAACAAAAAGCTATTTGGGCGTCTAAACAGGCTTATATTGCACTAGGAACTGCACTTATCGCTGCAGCAGAATTAAAAGTAGACGCCACTCCTATCGAAGGATTTAATGCCTCTATTATCGATGAGGTTTTGGGGCTGAAAGAGAAAGGACTGCATACTACAGTTATCCTCGCTTTAGGTTATCGCGATTCTGAAAAAGACTATATGGCAGCTACAAAAAAAGTTCGTTTACCTATAGATGAAATGATAACGAAAGTTTATTAA
- a CDS encoding antibiotic biosynthesis monooxygenase encodes MENQGASVVITHHILDGKEQEYEKWLDKIVPITKHSNGFIDLQMVRPIPHLTFVYTVIIRFDTIENLKLWMESEDRKILIQKANPLFRKNDNYQIKSGLDFLFNAENEGTKVPVRWKQFLVTWSAIYPLSLLIPLLALPFLSFLKIPQNHYFDGLIISGIIVFLMVFVVMPNYTKLIKKWLYK; translated from the coding sequence ATGGAAAATCAAGGCGCATCTGTTGTTATTACGCACCACATTCTGGATGGGAAAGAACAGGAATATGAAAAATGGCTGGATAAAATTGTTCCTATTACGAAACATTCAAATGGTTTTATTGACTTGCAGATGGTGCGACCAATTCCGCATTTAACGTTTGTTTATACAGTCATTATCCGATTTGATACTATTGAAAACCTAAAATTATGGATGGAATCCGAAGATCGAAAAATACTCATTCAAAAAGCAAATCCTTTATTTAGAAAAAATGACAATTACCAAATAAAATCGGGGTTGGATTTTCTTTTTAATGCCGAAAATGAAGGGACTAAAGTACCTGTCCGCTGGAAACAATTCCTTGTTACCTGGTCAGCCATTTATCCATTGTCACTTTTAATTCCATTGTTGGCACTCCCCTTTCTAAGCTTTTTGAAAATCCCTCAAAATCATTACTTTGATGGATTAATAATTTCGGGAATCATCGTTTTTTTAATGGTATTTGTCGTAATGCCAAATTATACCAAACTGATCAAAAAATGGCTTTATAAATAA
- a CDS encoding hybrid sensor histidine kinase/response regulator produces MINTSTVMGNKHFSYFIISSFILCSILLIAVQINSAQNTKELIRNNNTLLNELRSSNHLREIDRDILGVESRIRASIATNDTTHLEGIDQKIRQIRNFLDSLSVDNSDPEEEKLIQRLGVLAQDKMVTKGKLLHRYDSVGNMDDDSSIANPRARIISNEITDITAKIYHKRQLHMVELRNLSLEMGQRAKLYDISLLVLLVVSGAVIGYHIMRQFRRQHFLIKELDIAEKKASIAAQTKENFLANMSHEIRTPLSGILGFTNLLQKRNLDETSAEFVTSIQRSGENLMTIINDILDLSKIEAGMMRITPGIFSINGLLDSVETLFLERVKEKKLTISSKVDSSIPDTLIGDATRLTQILVNLIGNAIKFTHQGSVSIEVYNKLQNENQVIVGFKITDTGIGIDKEKLNEVFERFNQGEDSTTRNYGGTGLGLSIVKKLILLQDGDIEVCSEQGKGTTFSFHIPYGIAKEQLNSKPIVNISHFKDISNTALRVLVVDDNAINQSLMKHLLLQWNVDFDMASNGLEAVEYLRKKDCDLVLMDLQMPQMDGYTAVQQIREILKLDIPIIAMTAHALPGERERCLSRGMDEYISKPIKEEELFKLIANFGLKESNSETTKILQSNPVFEHIDLSYMQSVSGGNKTFEQTVTKQFVDNVPLHLEQLKTAYRNEDFKIVKLRAHDLQSSAAIMGLLPLLEEKLDILEMAVEQNTILQQLLDDVEKILNSSLLEAKILFELLQNK; encoded by the coding sequence ATGATAAATACGTCTACCGTAATGGGTAACAAACACTTTAGTTATTTTATAATCAGTAGTTTTATTTTATGCAGCATATTATTGATTGCTGTACAAATTAATTCGGCTCAAAATACTAAAGAACTCATACGAAATAACAACACGCTTTTAAACGAACTGCGCTCCAGCAATCATTTAAGAGAAATCGACCGTGATATTTTAGGGGTCGAAAGCAGAATTCGGGCTTCTATTGCTACCAATGACACTACGCATCTCGAAGGGATTGACCAGAAAATCAGACAGATTAGAAATTTTCTGGATTCATTGTCTGTAGATAATTCAGATCCTGAAGAAGAAAAATTAATCCAAAGACTTGGAGTTTTGGCACAGGATAAAATGGTGACAAAAGGAAAACTGCTGCATCGTTACGATTCTGTTGGTAATATGGATGATGACAGCTCGATAGCAAATCCGAGAGCCAGAATAATTTCTAATGAGATTACCGACATTACAGCAAAAATTTATCACAAGCGCCAATTGCACATGGTTGAACTTAGAAATCTAAGTTTGGAAATGGGACAAAGAGCCAAACTCTATGACATTTCATTATTGGTTTTGTTAGTTGTAAGCGGGGCCGTTATTGGATATCATATTATGCGACAATTCAGAAGACAGCATTTTCTCATCAAAGAATTGGATATTGCAGAAAAAAAAGCATCGATTGCTGCACAAACCAAAGAAAATTTTCTGGCGAATATGAGTCATGAAATCAGAACTCCTTTGAGCGGTATTTTAGGTTTTACTAATTTATTACAGAAAAGGAATTTGGACGAGACTTCTGCAGAGTTTGTGACTTCAATTCAGCGCTCGGGCGAAAATTTAATGACCATTATTAATGATATACTCGATTTATCTAAAATTGAGGCCGGAATGATGCGTATCACGCCAGGAATATTCAGTATCAACGGACTATTAGATTCAGTTGAAACACTTTTTCTGGAAAGAGTAAAAGAAAAAAAACTAACCATTTCCAGTAAAGTCGATAGTTCAATTCCGGATACTTTGATAGGCGATGCTACCAGACTGACGCAGATATTGGTAAACCTTATTGGAAATGCTATAAAATTTACCCATCAGGGATCTGTAAGCATCGAGGTTTACAACAAACTGCAAAATGAAAATCAGGTTATTGTGGGCTTTAAAATCACAGACACCGGAATTGGAATTGATAAAGAAAAACTTAACGAAGTCTTCGAAAGATTCAATCAGGGTGAAGACTCTACAACCCGAAATTACGGAGGAACTGGTCTTGGTTTATCAATAGTAAAAAAGCTAATTTTATTACAAGACGGTGATATTGAAGTATGTAGTGAACAAGGAAAAGGAACCACTTTTAGTTTTCATATTCCATATGGCATTGCTAAAGAACAGCTTAATTCTAAACCCATTGTAAATATTAGCCATTTTAAAGATATCTCGAACACTGCTTTGAGAGTTTTGGTTGTAGATGATAATGCGATCAATCAAAGTTTAATGAAACACTTGCTTTTACAATGGAATGTTGATTTTGATATGGCTTCTAATGGTTTGGAAGCAGTTGAATATCTGAGAAAAAAAGATTGTGATTTGGTGTTAATGGATCTGCAAATGCCTCAAATGGATGGCTATACTGCTGTACAGCAAATTAGAGAAATCTTAAAACTGGATATTCCGATAATTGCCATGACGGCACATGCACTTCCTGGGGAAAGAGAAAGATGTTTGAGCCGAGGCATGGACGAATACATCTCAAAACCAATAAAAGAAGAAGAACTTTTTAAACTGATTGCCAATTTTGGACTAAAAGAATCAAATTCAGAAACAACAAAAATTCTACAATCTAATCCTGTTTTTGAGCATATCGATCTTTCGTATATGCAATCGGTAAGCGGTGGAAACAAAACGTTTGAACAAACCGTGACTAAACAGTTTGTTGACAATGTACCGCTGCATTTGGAACAACTCAAAACGGCTTATCGAAATGAGGATTTTAAGATTGTAAAACTCAGAGCGCATGATTTGCAATCTAGTGCAGCAATAATGGGCTTACTGCCTCTTTTAGAAGAAAAACTCGATATTCTTGAAATGGCTGTCGAACAAAACACAATTTTGCAGCAGCTTTTAGACGATGTAGAAAAGATTTTGAACTCATCCCTTTTAGAAGCTAAAATACTTTTTGAATTGCTGCAAAATAAATAA
- a CDS encoding lipocalin-like domain-containing protein — translation MKKNLFEILVGSWTLVELIEVPLEGGEITNPMGTKPKGIIIYNRDGYMSAQIMNTDFEHSDTKNNKPYLAYSGPFKTDDEKQIVSHTMYVSLFENWRDQTQNRKVLFKDGLLHLETEKPFMSNSHLVIHKLTWKRIGQPNKNH, via the coding sequence ATGAAAAAAAACTTGTTTGAAATACTAGTCGGATCTTGGACTTTAGTTGAACTGATTGAAGTACCTTTAGAGGGTGGAGAGATTACAAATCCAATGGGAACCAAACCAAAAGGCATTATCATTTATAATCGTGACGGCTATATGTCGGCACAAATAATGAATACTGATTTTGAACATTCTGATACAAAAAATAATAAACCTTATCTGGCCTACTCCGGTCCTTTCAAGACTGATGACGAAAAACAGATAGTCAGTCATACCATGTATGTTTCGCTTTTTGAAAATTGGAGAGATCAGACACAAAACAGGAAAGTTCTTTTTAAAGATGGATTACTGCATCTGGAAACCGAGAAACCATTTATGAGTAATTCGCATTTGGTAATTCATAAACTTACCTGGAAAAGAATAGGACAACCAAATAAAAACCATTAA
- a CDS encoding Dps family protein yields MKATIGLTEKNTDAVSNELAKLLADEFVLYTKTRNAHWNVTGDNFHANHIFFENQYKQLDEIIDSVAERMRKIGHYAPATLKSYLELTHLTEYSERTNDGLGFMKDLLKDHESIIEFIRGNITPFADDYKDYGSSDFITGLIEIHEEMAWMIRSYFR; encoded by the coding sequence ATGAAAGCAACCATTGGCCTTACAGAAAAAAACACAGATGCTGTTTCTAATGAATTAGCAAAACTACTGGCAGACGAATTTGTACTTTATACTAAAACCAGAAATGCACACTGGAATGTTACAGGCGATAATTTTCATGCCAATCACATTTTCTTCGAAAATCAGTACAAACAGCTGGATGAAATCATTGACAGTGTTGCAGAACGCATGCGTAAAATTGGTCACTATGCACCAGCAACCTTAAAATCATATCTTGAACTTACACATCTTACCGAATATAGCGAAAGGACAAACGATGGTTTAGGATTTATGAAAGATCTATTAAAAGATCATGAAAGCATTATTGAATTTATCCGTGGTAACATTACTCCTTTTGCTGATGATTACAAAGATTACGGATCAAGCGATTTTATTACGGGTTTAATAGAAATTCATGAAGAAATGGCATGGATGATACGCTCTTACTTTAGATAA